The genomic region AGTCAATTGGATACTCATCCTTTAAATGTATTTTTTCATCATATTCATCAAACAATTTGACAAATAATTTACTAAAAATGGACGAAAAAATAATTCCTTTAAATGAAGGAGTAATTGCAAGTTTTCTTTTTACTATTTTTTTATCAACGCCATTTTCGATATCCAAAACATCTTTATATATTTCAATTCCTTTTAAAATGATTTCATCAAAATCTACCTTTTTAAGCATTAAAGAAAATACCAATGGGAATCCATAGTAAATTGACTTTAAAAATATTCTAGACTCATTTATAACTTCACTCTTTTTTAATTCTCTGTAAAAATCATTTAACCTGTTCTTTCCGATTATTCTTTTTTCTTGATTATCCACAAAACTTGAAAACCCAAAAATTTTTTCCCCTTGAAAATCTTTTATATTTAAAAATGGAATTATTCTTTTTTCTTCAATTTTATGAACAAATAATATATTTTTTTCTTCTCTACTAAATGGTGACTCTGAATTTGTAACAACAAATTTTACGGGTTTAATAAATGAAATTAATTGCAACAAATCAATCAACGAACTATAAAGCATATTAGTATGGTAATTAATTCCAAAAGTAATATCTAAATACACTTCCAAATCATCATTTATATTTAAATCTTTGAAAAGATTATAAAAATAATATAAATTCAAATAGTAAAGATCAGTAATTGTACCTTTAAATCTGTATTCCATATCTTTTCTATTTCTAAAAGTGCCTACACCTGGAACAACTTTAACTTCAAAATTTTCAAACTCACTGTGACTACTAAAATACTCTGAATATTTCTTAATTAAAAAATTCTCCATCTCATTGTAACTTTTAGGTTGTTCATCAGTCAAATTAGGATACAAAGTATCTAAAACGAAAATCATAACCTTGTCAATATTAAACTCATTGATTAACAAATTTGGTAAAAAATCATAATTATTTGATTGTTCTAATTTATAAACAACGCTATTTTTATATGTTCTAATATTGCCAAGTGGCATCAAAAGAATTTTCAAATCCAATCCCTCCTTATATTTTCAATTTCAAATGCTTTAATATAACTTCCTGTTTCTTTATCTAATTGATAAATACCTCCTTTTGAAAAATCACCATAAGCCATTCCCAAACCAAAAGCAATCGGAAGTGGTGCACTAATGAAAAAATGAACATTTTCACAGCCAGTACAAGACCTTACATTTTGTGTAATAGACATAATTTCAGAAACTATTTTAGTCCAATCTCCAGGTTTAATATTTCCTTTACCATTTTTGTATTCAATAAAAATTATTTTAGATGAAATATTATTATTCAACAAAAATTTTCGAACATCCTGTATAGGATTATGTGAAGCAAGATAAATGACATATGAACAATCTTCACCTTCACCTTCAACTGTATACTTAACAAATCTATAATCTTCAGTAATCGATTTAACTTTTCTAACATTGTCAGTTAAGTCTAAAACTCTATGATATTCTCCATTTTGATGATGGTAAAATACTAACTTATTATGTGTTCCTAATGTTACTCCCAAAGCCATCGCCATTGCAACAGGTCCTACAATTGATATATGTGGTATTCCGTTATTTGAAATTATACTATTTAACACTTTTCTTGCATCTTTTAGAACTTTTTTCCACTCATTATTTTTTATTTCATCTGAAACATATGTTTTCTTAAAATCGTATAATTTTTCAAATATATCAACAAAATTCAACGGAAATTTTTCTCCAACTTTTTCTTTCAATTTCTCATAGGAATTATCTACAAACTCTTCATCACGTTTCTGAAACACGAACAACACTGGCACATGATATTCTTTTGCTTCGAAAAAGTCTTTTAATTCAAATACATTATTAACATCCAAAGCACTTATTAACTTCAAATTTTCTCTTTCACAAACAGATTCTTTAAAATGTAAATTTCTTATATTCTTCAATATACTACCATCACTATCAACTTCACCAGTAAAGGCTACATTTTTTGGAATTTTACTAGTTAATCCTCCCATGGTTATTGCTAACATAAAGGAATTTCCTGTAAAATGGGAGTCAAATATTACTCCCAAGTTTTTCTGAACTATATTTTCAATATTTTTTATCTTATCTGTAAATCCTTCTAGATTTACATACGTTTTCTCATTTTTAAAAACTATAGCCCTTGCTATCTTTCCATTACCAGAGTCATTTACAATCGGAAATCTAACCTCATTATATCCATTTCTATACAAGTTCAAAACTGTCAAATCATCATTTAATAATTTAATCAACAACTCTATTGACGATGTCTTTTTTGTCTCTAATATCTTTTTTATTATTTCATACAAAACAAAACTTTTTTGTGGAAAATCTTCGCATTTTAAATATGAATCAACAGCTTCATTTAAACTTATCAAATCTTTTTTTACTAAAAGAACAAAGTCCTCAATATTTTGCTTTAAAATATTAATATACAAAGTTTACACCTCGCTTATTTTTAAATTTTTCTCTATTTCTTCTTTGGTCAA from Thermosipho affectus harbors:
- the csx1 gene encoding CRISPR-associated CARF protein Csx1, giving the protein MKILLMPLGNIRTYKNSVVYKLEQSNNYDFLPNLLINEFNIDKVMIFVLDTLYPNLTDEQPKSYNEMENFLIKKYSEYFSSHSEFENFEVKVVPGVGTFRNRKDMEYRFKGTITDLYYLNLYYFYNLFKDLNINDDLEVYLDITFGINYHTNMLYSSLIDLLQLISFIKPVKFVVTNSESPFSREEKNILFVHKIEEKRIIPFLNIKDFQGEKIFGFSSFVDNQEKRIIGKNRLNDFYRELKKSEVINESRIFLKSIYYGFPLVFSLMLKKVDFDEIILKGIEIYKDVLDIENGVDKKIVKRKLAITPSFKGIIFSSIFSKLFVKLFDEYDEKIHLKDEYPIDYLESISNFVWKINEEGNYINVFSALSIKKELSDIKNYAKGLPEGEIIYTKSKDNENKQSKQIYSKIYSSEKRNFLAHAGLSNRTFKIKKTKNDILIIPQMKNILGNFKDI
- a CDS encoding SAVED domain-containing protein; this translates as MYINILKQNIEDFVLLVKKDLISLNEAVDSYLKCEDFPQKSFVLYEIIKKILETKKTSSIELLIKLLNDDLTVLNLYRNGYNEVRFPIVNDSGNGKIARAIVFKNEKTYVNLEGFTDKIKNIENIVQKNLGVIFDSHFTGNSFMLAITMGGLTSKIPKNVAFTGEVDSDGSILKNIRNLHFKESVCERENLKLISALDVNNVFELKDFFEAKEYHVPVLFVFQKRDEEFVDNSYEKLKEKVGEKFPLNFVDIFEKLYDFKKTYVSDEIKNNEWKKVLKDARKVLNSIISNNGIPHISIVGPVAMAMALGVTLGTHNKLVFYHHQNGEYHRVLDLTDNVRKVKSITEDYRFVKYTVEGEGEDCSYVIYLASHNPIQDVRKFLLNNNISSKIIFIEYKNGKGNIKPGDWTKIVSEIMSITQNVRSCTGCENVHFFISAPLPIAFGLGMAYGDFSKGGIYQLDKETGSYIKAFEIENIRRDWI